The nucleotide sequence ACGGACAATTCGTATCCGACATTTCGTGTAGCTTCACCGATGTCGTATGCTGTATTCTCGTTTCTTTCGTAGTTTCTATGTAGTGAGTGGTGCTTTTCCGAATATGAACATCGTGAGTTTTTTCTTTCGAAACTATTCTTCTGTTCATAGCCGTAGTCTTTACCCGTTTCTTGTTCCTCCTAGTATAATAAGGTGCGCGCCTCGAAATGTTGCCACCTTTACTAGTTTTGTTCTTCAGACCTTTTGTTCTTTTGGTCACAGGCGTTGTTGCACTGCGTTTTCCGATTCCTTTCGTGTAGTATAATATCCGTGTCACGACATTGTGTGCTTTAGTTGACTCGCGAGCAGGACCTTCCGTCGTCTTGACCATCGGCGCAGTCGGACGACTTTTCCTTATTCTTTTCGTGTAATAGACTATGCGCGTCAGAAAATGGCCAGCCTTAGCCGTTTTGTCGGAAGGGCCTTTTGTTGTTTCGGTCGTGTGCGGAGTTGTTCTGCGTCTGTTGATCCTTCTCGTTAAGAACACGATTCGTGTCCGATAATGGCCGGCCTTTGCTGTTTTGCCGGCTAGATCTTTCGTCGTGCTAGACATTGGCGTAGTTGCGCTGCTTCTCTTGATCCTTCTGGTGTAGTACACTATACGTGTCCGAAAATGTCCAACCCTAGATGTTTTGTTGACGGGACCTTTCGTCGTTCCAGTTGTGGTCACTCTTTCATTGTCTTCCCTAGTCCCTTTCGTGTAATGTGTTGGAACATGACCAAGCTTCGTTATTTTACCTGTACGACCTTTTGTCCTTTCACCCGTGGATGTAGTCGATTTTCCTTTCCTGACCTTTCTTGTGTAGTGTACTATGCGTGTTCGAAAATGGCCATTATTGGAGCCTTTGTAAGCAGGTCCTCTTGTCCCGCCAACACTTTCTGTCGTCTCGGACACCGTTGGATGACTTTTACGTATCTTCCTAGTGTAGTACGCGATGCGCGTACGAAATGGAACAGTGTTTCTTTTCCGTCGTGTGCAGTATACCACCCGTGTTCTTCCAATCCTTGTCACGCTAGTTCTGTTCTCCTTgaatggtttcggtttcggtttcctaGTCGTGGATGCTGTATCTGTACGAACAACCGGCTTCCTAGTGACGAGGCGCGTGTAGAATTTCCATCTAGGACCTTTCCTTGTCGCTTGTGTCATGGCAGTTTCATGTCGCGTtgtcagtttcggtttcattgtTGACGGAAACGTGGTTAGGCTTAAACCCCTTTGCTTTGTAACGCGACGCGTGGAAAACTTCCACATGATTCCCGGTGTGGTTCGCATAAACTCGCCGCCTCTCTCTCGATGGCTTGTTCTGTAAGTGGCGCCACTGTCGCCGTTCTTTCGATCTCCAGTACTTCCGTTAGGCTTACGAGTTCTCCATCTGGTGTAGTACTTCACTACCGTACGTACTGCGCGATGCTTTGTCGTCGTGGTGATGTCGCCTTGATGTTCGGTAGGCTTACGAGTTCTCCATCTGGTGTAGTACTTCACTACCGTGCGCACAGCATGGTGTTTTGTCGTCGCGGCGATGTGGCTTTGACGTCCGGTAGACTTATGGTTCCGTGTTTTAAAGAACACCCAATCCGGTATTCGCTTGCCGTTTTTCAGCGTGCTACCGAGGTGATCTTGCGCTGTTGTGACGGTGGCTTTCGTGACGTATTTTCTCCGTACTCCGTCCCTTTTTCTCGACGTCGGCGTTGGGAACGGTCTTTTCTTCAACGGTTTCATGGTTCTTCTGGTGgttgatggttggccaggatgCGGTGCTATCCGGGTGGTGTGGTTCGAAAGTAGGTCTGACATGTCTGAAAGAGAAAGCGCGGCGCAGTCGTTAGGATGTATAGGGATGCCTCATCACTGTGGACGATTTCATATATGTAGCATCTTAAAAGTGCAAAAATGCTAAAAGTGCTTAAAAGTGGTAAAATTTGATGGCATAACATGAGTGAAGAGACATTTGTAAGATAGtcattaaaggggttgtgaaacaATCATCTCAATATGTGTGTGCGTCCATAACAATATTCAAGAAAAAAAGGGGCACAGTGCAAAATCGATATTATTTTGCGCTTTTTGCAGGCATCGCGTTGATAATGTTTTTTTCTCCCGCATATGCCATGCAAAGTTCTATGCCAAGCCGATACGATCCCCCAAAGTGTGGCACCGCGAAAGAGGCACATTCCTTCTCTCCTTCATTCCCCACAATTATAATGTGTAGAAACGGCGCTCGCGCATGGCGGCGCGCTCTGTCTCCGAGCTCTGGAAAGCACACCTTTTAAGTCTTTCCGACCGTTTACGAGGCTGAAACTGCATAGCGTGTCCTTGAACATAGACTCAGAAAATCAGTAGCGCAACCTTCGATGTTTGCGACTCCTCCACCAATTACGACCCAAGGGTCTCAGAATCATTAAGACAACTAACGTCACAAAAAGTGGCCAATGTAAATTCTACAAGTGCGAAACCGCGCGCGCGGTTAAGGGGTCCGCGGAGGCCTTGCCAACGAGCCCCGCAACTTACAGATCTTTAGCAAAGCAGCGTGCTCAGAAAACACGTATTTATGCGTTCAATATATGGACTACAACATTGTAAAGTTCATAAGACAACTATATGATCATAAGACAATCGATCGTCCGCGGACTAACCCTGCCCACCTGATGGTTCCTGCTCTAAATCTCAGCGCAGCATCCATAATTCGTCTTTTTTCGGAG is from Ornithodoros turicata isolate Travis chromosome 8, ASM3712646v1, whole genome shotgun sequence and encodes:
- the LOC135367302 gene encoding mucin-2-like translates to MSDDAAVFRGPSYGKVTVLVVALGVTLVMGTAITAIVALLTVIWDMSTRKQLKDLEPVGRNADMSDLLSNHTTRIAPHPGQPSTTRRTMKPLKKRPFPTPTSRKRDGVRRKYVTKATVTTAQDHLGSTLKNGKRIPDWVFFKTRNHKSTGRQSHIAATTKHHAVRTVVKYYTRWRTRKPTEHQGDITTTTKHRAVRTVVKYYTRWRTRKPNGSTGDRKNGDSGATYRTSHRERGGEFMRTTPGIMWKFSTRRVTKQRGLSLTTFPSTMKPKLTTRHETAMTQATRKGPRWKFYTRLVTRKPVVRTDTASTTRKPKPKPFKENRTSVTRIGRTRVVYCTRRKRNTVPFRTRIAYYTRKIRKSHPTVSETTESVGGTRGPAYKGSNNGHFRTRIVHYTRKVRKGKSTTSTGERTKGRTGKITKLGHVPTHYTKGTREDNERVTTTGTTKGPVNKTSRVGHFRTRIVYYTRRIKRSSATTPMSSTTKDLAGKTAKAGHYRTRIVFLTRRINRRRTTPHTTETTKGPSDKTAKAGHFLTRIVYYTKRIRKSRPTAPMVKTTEGPARESTKAHNVVTRILYYTKGIGKRSATTPVTKRTKGLKNKTSKGGNISRRAPYYTRRNKKRVKTTAMNRRIVSKEKTHDVHIRKSTTHYIETTKETRIQHTTSVKLHEMSDTNCPSTMPRTKTVQTPSSITDSPTLHTSVAGDNEEVSALASTNQPITSIPLTTQGETVAQTSQHSGTGVSQWTEFWDHGGRATFTEGQQASSSSYTEAVAATPFTKSTEDKRDSGRVVVEVRVVRGSKKSTFPTAEGFTSGAGDSTVDRRTESGIGPHGFDDSTMRITKYNETGEAWCCPDKLN